In Terriglobia bacterium, a genomic segment contains:
- a CDS encoding peptidylprolyl isomerase, translating to MSRAAGTYAIFETSMGNIVCKLFEKEAPKTVANFTGLAEGTKEFTDEKTGQKAKRNFYDGLTFHRVIPNFMIQGGCPRGDGRGGPGYTFQDEFHPALKHATPGKLSMANAGPNTNGSQFFITVAATEWLDGKHAIFGEVIEGMDVVTKIVNTPRDSGDRPKTPVVMQKVKIERVA from the coding sequence ATGAGCCGAGCAGCAGGAACTTACGCGATTTTCGAGACGTCCATGGGCAACATCGTATGCAAGCTCTTCGAGAAGGAAGCGCCGAAAACCGTCGCGAACTTCACCGGCCTGGCCGAAGGCACCAAGGAGTTTACCGACGAGAAGACCGGGCAGAAAGCCAAGCGCAATTTCTACGATGGGCTGACGTTTCACCGCGTCATCCCCAACTTCATGATCCAGGGCGGCTGCCCGCGCGGCGACGGACGCGGCGGCCCGGGCTATACCTTCCAGGACGAGTTCCACCCCGCGCTGAAGCATGCGACGCCGGGCAAGCTCTCCATGGCCAACGCCGGACCGAACACCAACGGCAGCCAGTTCTTCATCACCGTGGCCGCGACGGAATGGCTGGATGGCAAGCACGCGATCTTTGGCGAGGTGATCGAAGGGATGGACGTGGTCACCAAGATCGTGAACACGCCGCGCGACTCCGGCGACCGACCAAAGACTCCGGTGGTCATGCAGAAGGTGAAGATCGAACGGGTCGCTTAA